A part of Streptococcus porcinus genomic DNA contains:
- a CDS encoding methionine adenosyltransferase, translating into MDLKITNGFYDPSHSSYEVVERKGLGHPDTLADGIAEQIEIDYSLYCLEKFGVIPHHNFDKIIIRGGHSVQALGGSDFIEPIKVIFLGRASKECFGSTIPLFKIQKKAAINYLKRILPNLDVENCVAFESLTSNFTTKDNWFSPKSLEDLPEYSGQPKANDTATMISYWPLTISEELALTIEGYFYKLNSQNLPVPRFPQVGGDIKVMVVRNGAQYAIKINFPLISKYFMEKGECEKYVVEHIEKIKKYIESKYQTISYTLGYHYYMTTSGSCIDFGEEGAVGRGNKTHGIISSFRPNTMEAPAGKNCTYFIGKVWGFLTDTIAKEVYETFKTPCQVIMQANIHSDLYKPTHLFVQTHKEVDYEKILEITNKYLSLGRENTKLILNTQHFLPRTNVYEE; encoded by the coding sequence ATGGATTTAAAAATTACAAATGGCTTTTATGATCCAAGCCATTCATCATATGAAGTAGTTGAACGTAAAGGCTTGGGGCACCCTGATACATTAGCAGATGGAATTGCCGAACAAATTGAAATTGATTACTCTCTTTATTGCTTGGAAAAATTTGGTGTTATCCCACATCATAATTTTGATAAGATTATCATCCGAGGAGGACATTCCGTTCAGGCTCTAGGGGGAAGTGATTTTATTGAGCCTATTAAAGTGATTTTTTTAGGTAGAGCAAGTAAAGAGTGTTTTGGAAGTACGATTCCTCTATTTAAAATTCAAAAAAAGGCTGCAATAAACTATTTAAAGAGAATTTTACCGAACTTAGATGTTGAAAACTGTGTAGCATTTGAGTCCTTGACCTCAAATTTCACTACAAAAGATAATTGGTTCTCACCGAAATCTCTTGAAGATCTACCTGAATATAGCGGTCAACCTAAAGCGAATGATACAGCTACAATGATAAGTTATTGGCCATTGACAATCTCTGAAGAGTTAGCATTAACGATTGAAGGGTATTTCTATAAATTAAATTCTCAAAACTTACCTGTACCAAGATTTCCTCAGGTAGGAGGGGATATTAAGGTGATGGTCGTTAGAAATGGTGCTCAATACGCTATTAAAATCAATTTCCCATTAATCAGTAAATATTTCATGGAGAAGGGCGAATGCGAAAAATATGTTGTTGAACATATCGAAAAAATAAAAAAATATATTGAGTCTAAATATCAAACTATTTCTTATACTTTGGGATACCACTACTATATGACCACCTCAGGCTCCTGTATTGATTTTGGAGAAGAGGGGGCAGTTGGCCGAGGTAATAAGACGCATGGCATTATATCAAGTTTCAGGCCAAATACTATGGAAGCACCTGCAGGTAAGAATTGCACTTATTTTATAGGTAAAGTATGGGGATTCTTGACTGATACAATTGCTAAAGAAGTTTATGAAACCTTCAAAACACCTTGTCAAGTTATTATGCAAGCAAACATTCATTCAGATTTGTACAAGCCTACTCATTTATTTGTTCAAACACATAAAGAAGTAGATTATGAAAAGATATTAGAAATTACAAATAAATATTTGTCTCTAGGCAGAGAAAATACAAAGTTAATT